From the genome of Ananas comosus cultivar F153 linkage group 16, ASM154086v1, whole genome shotgun sequence, one region includes:
- the LOC109722523 gene encoding uncharacterized protein LOC109722523, protein MRTHPFPSIPSPPNLSVPSHRPHLLPFPTTQTLLLSAKNPSLRRTRVPRDAHAEEADLELLEKPSPVALSEEHSSSAPSNPQELEEVLAPFLKLFQTKDSAPMEETMPAEEPREEGTRRVEVEYYDPKPGDLVVGVVVSGNENKLDVSIGADMLGTMLTKEVLPLYKEEMPYLLCDVGEDKEEFRVPGKMGIVRDAEALSRKKLPGRPVVEVGTVLFSEVLGRTLSGRPLLSARRMFRRIAWHRVRQIMQLNEPIEVKIFEWNTGGLLTRIEGLRAFLPKAELMNRVNNFTDLKSNVGRRMHVLITRIDEATNDLIVSEKEAWDMMYLKEGTLLQGTVRKIFPYGAQVRIGETNRSGLLHISNITHSRVNSVSDVLKVGEEVKVLVIKSMFPDKIALSIADLESEPGLFLSNREKVFSEAEEVARKYRQRLPAISPAHQIDSPKETLPFDNEAMLYANWEWFKFEQVKEIDNNTEESL, encoded by the exons ATGCGAACCCATCCTTTCCCCTCGATCCCTTCTCCCCCAAACCTCTCCGTCCCTTCCCATCGCCCTCACCTCCTCCCCTTCCCCACCACCCaaaccctcctcctctccgctaAAAACCCTAGCTTGCGCCGGACCCGCGTCCCCCGCGACGCCCATGCCGAAGAAGCCGACCTCGAGCTTCTCGAGAAGCCGTCCCCGGTGGCTCTCTCCGAGGAGCACTCCTCCTCGGCTCCTTCGAACCCGCAGGAGCTCGAGGAGGTGCTGGCGCCCTTCCTCAAGCTCTTCCAGACGAAGGATTCGGCTCCCATGGAGGAGACGATGCCCGCGGAGGAGCCGAGGGAGGAGGGGACGCGCAGAGTAGAGGTCGAATACTACGATCCGAAGCCCGGGGATTTGGTGGTGGGCGTGGTGGTGTCGGGGAACGAGAACAAGCTCGACGTGAGCATCGGCGCGGATATGCTGGGCACGATGCTCACCAAGGAGGTGCTCCCGCTGTACAAGGAGGAGATGCCTTATTTGCTTTGCGATGTCGGGGAGGATAAGGAGGAGTTTAGGGTTCCGGGGAAGATGGGGATTGTGAGGGATGCGGAGGCGTTGAGCAGGAAGAAGCTGCCGGGGAGGCCGGTCGTCGAGGTGGGGACAGTTTTGTTCTCTGAGGTTCTCGGTCGAACACTTAGCGGACGACCGCTGTTATCGGCAAGAAGGATGTTTCGGAGGATCGCGTGGCACCGAGTGAGGCAG ATTATGCAACTTAATGAGCCCattgaagttaaaatttttgagtGGAACACCGGCGGCCTTCTCACGAGAATTGAG GGGCTGAGAGCATTCCTCCCTAAAGCTGAGTTGATGAATAGAGTAAATAATTTCACAGATTTGAAAAGTAAT GTTGGGCGCAGGATGCATGTTCTCATTACCAGGATCGATGAAGCAACCAATGACCTGATAGTTAGTGAGAAAGAAGCCTGG GACATGATGTATCTTAAAGAAGGAACTCTTTTACAAGGGACTGTTCGCAAAATTTTCCCATATGGCGCACAAGTTAGGATAGGGGAGACTAACAGAAG CGGATTACTACATATCTCAAACATTACTCATTCCCGTGTTAACTCTGTAAGTGACGTACTAAAGGTGGGCGAGGAGGTGAAGGTTCTCGTAATCAAGTCAATGTTCCCTGACAAAATTGCTCTGAG CATTGCGGATCTCGAAAGTGAGCCCGGATTATTTCTTTCGAATAGAGAG AAGGTGTTTTCCGAGGCTGAAGAGGTGGCAAGGAAGTACAGGCAAAGGCTTCCGGCCATTTCTCCAGCCCACCAAATCGACTCCCCGAAAGAGACTCTTCCTTTTGATAACGAGGCGATGTTATACGCAAATTGGGAATGGTTCAAGTTCGAGCAGGTCAAGGAAATCGACAATAATACTGAGGAATCATTGTAG